Proteins from a genomic interval of Acidobacteriota bacterium:
- a CDS encoding RHS repeat-associated core domain-containing protein: GQLIAEYTSGTPSGGGTSYLTSDHLGSTRVVTDSTGGVKARYDYLPFGEEIGSDHGSRSLVTGYGSSDKPRQKFTQKERDSESGLDYFLARYYSSAQGRFTGTDPEIIPKDISNPQAWNKYPYTFNNPLRYVDPDGQAPQDSFDNKINQLIRQQLKGEISEGEYWASLRAAGYGGLAGLVVGGGGALAARTPQIVQALILWATRNPDTAQQVVQDLVQLSTGSPAPGPAGTLTISTGTRLTATEISTGARLAKQTGTALTESAHVGAEFVSAAGKTIDAMGGVKAYENFGSGAKFFNAITKHVNKSVDHVAIDLKGASGAQIKAVKGFVSGLTKKQQEKIIYVSE; this comes from the coding sequence GAGGCCAGTTGATAGCCGAGTACACATCTGGCACTCCGTCAGGCGGCGGAACAAGCTATTTGACAAGCGATCATCTCGGAAGCACGCGAGTGGTAACGGATTCGACCGGCGGCGTGAAGGCTCGGTACGACTACTTGCCCTTTGGCGAGGAGATCGGTTCAGATCACGGGAGTCGTTCGTTGGTGACGGGATACGGATCGAGCGATAAGCCTCGACAGAAGTTCACCCAAAAAGAAAGAGATAGTGAGTCGGGTTTGGATTACTTCCTCGCGAGATACTACTCGTCAGCCCAGGGCAGGTTCACCGGCACTGATCCTGAGATCATACCGAAAGACATAAGCAATCCTCAGGCTTGGAACAAGTACCCCTATACTTTTAACAATCCCCTCCGGTACGTGGACCCAGACGGCCAAGCACCGCAAGACTCGTTCGACAATAAAATCAATCAGCTGATACGGCAGCAGTTGAAGGGAGAGATCAGCGAAGGGGAGTATTGGGCGAGCCTGAGGGCAGCAGGTTACGGGGGGCTAGCCGGCCTAGTCGTCGGTGGAGGAGGCGCACTGGCTGCGCGAACCCCGCAGATTGTACAAGCGCTCATACTATGGGCAACTCGGAATCCGGATACAGCACAGCAGGTCGTCCAAGACCTCGTGCAACTTTCTACTGGCAGTCCTGCACCCGGTCCGGCGGGGACGCTCACGATCTCAACAGGGACGCGTCTTACCGCGACTGAAATCAGCACTGGTGCTCGGCTGGCAAAACAAACGGGAACGGCGCTTACCGAGAGTGCCCATGTCGGCGCGGAGTTCGTCAGCGCCGCTGGGAAGACAATTGATGCTATGGGCGGGGTAAAGGCATACGAGAACTTTGGCTCCGGCGCCAAATTCTTTAACGCCATTACGAAGCACGTGAACAAGTCGGTTGATCACGTCGCCATCGATTTGAAGGGAGCCTCGGGGGCCCAGATTAAGGCCGTCAAGGGATTCGTAAGCGGCCTGACGAAGAAGCAGCAGGAAAAAATCATATACGTCAGCGAATAG
- a CDS encoding LeuA family protein has translation MDKSELIYDWNHVGCAETAPRALELNDETLRDGLQSPSVIDPPIDKKIEILHLMDSLGIDAADIGLPGAGPRAAADVTRLAKEIADCKLDIRPNCAARTVRADIEPIIDISERVGIPIEVCTFIGSSPIRQYAEGWSLEMMLTATEDAVKFAASHGLPVMYVTEDTTRARPATIRALYRAAIEAGAKRICVCDTVGHATPDGVRALISYIREVIQEMGLTEDIKIDWHGHQDRGLGVINSIAAYEAGADRLHATGLGIGERVGNTPMDQLMVNLQLMGYIDRDLSNLTSYCETVSQSTGVPIPVSYPIVGRDAFRTATGVHAAAVIKAFRKGDDWLADMVYSGVPAQMLNRKQTIEIGPMSGKSNVIFWLERKGIEATNERVERIFNSAKQRDSILTDEEVMLLV, from the coding sequence ATGGATAAGAGCGAGTTGATTTACGATTGGAACCACGTTGGCTGCGCGGAAACCGCTCCGCGAGCGCTTGAGTTAAACGACGAAACGCTCCGAGACGGGCTGCAGTCGCCTTCGGTCATCGACCCGCCAATTGACAAGAAAATCGAGATCCTTCACCTGATGGACTCGCTGGGCATCGACGCCGCCGACATTGGGCTGCCAGGCGCGGGGCCGCGAGCTGCTGCCGACGTCACCCGGCTGGCGAAAGAGATCGCCGATTGCAAGCTCGATATCCGCCCGAACTGCGCTGCGCGAACCGTTCGCGCCGACATCGAGCCAATCATAGACATCTCGGAGAGGGTCGGCATACCGATCGAAGTGTGCACTTTCATCGGGTCGAGTCCGATTCGTCAATACGCCGAAGGCTGGTCGTTGGAGATGATGCTCACGGCGACTGAGGACGCAGTAAAGTTCGCCGCATCGCACGGACTCCCGGTCATGTACGTGACCGAAGATACGACCCGCGCGCGGCCGGCCACCATACGCGCGCTCTACCGCGCTGCGATCGAAGCCGGAGCAAAGCGCATCTGCGTATGCGACACCGTTGGCCACGCGACGCCCGACGGAGTGCGGGCCCTGATCAGCTACATTCGGGAAGTCATTCAGGAAATGGGATTGACCGAAGACATCAAGATTGATTGGCATGGCCATCAGGATCGCGGACTAGGTGTTATTAACTCGATTGCCGCCTACGAAGCGGGCGCCGACCGATTACACGCGACCGGTCTCGGCATCGGCGAGCGGGTCGGCAACACGCCAATGGACCAACTCATGGTGAACCTTCAACTGATGGGGTACATCGACCGGGATCTGTCAAACCTGACCAGCTACTGCGAGACGGTCAGCCAGTCTACGGGCGTGCCCATACCGGTATCGTATCCTATCGTGGGCCGCGACGCTTTTCGGACGGCGACAGGCGTCCACGCGGCGGCGGTGATAAAAGCTTTTCGCAAGGGCGATGATTGGCTTGCAGATATGGTCTACTCCGGCGTGCCGGCACAAATGCTCAACCGCAAACAGACGATCGAGATCGGACCTATGAGCGGCAAATCCAACGTCATATTCTGGCTCGAGCGTAAGGGCATCGAAGCTACAAACGAGCGCGTCGAGCGAATATTCAATAGCGCGAAGCAACGCGACTCGATTCTCACCGACGAAGAGGTAATGCTGCTGGTCTAG
- a CDS encoding AAA family ATPase, whose amino-acid sequence MDEIREQSHNRVPLNPDMKSPRAQEFESRLGSLIVGQERAVRRISGLYQIYLAGMQNPGRPIGTMLFLGPTGSGKTRVVEAAAEVLFAETNAVVKIDCAEFQHSHEIAKLIGSPPGYLGHRETAPMLTQENLDKYHTEPDKLTFVLFDEIEKASDALWQLLLGILDKATLTLGDNRKVDFSRCMIFLTSNLGAKEMSELITGSIGFAPARGKRMLEDDVDQKIYRTASEAAKRKFSPEFMNRIDKVVVFRSLKEYHLKQILELELGQVQNRIMRGTGEKFVFKCTEEAKQFLLEEGIDFKYGARHLKRAIERFLVYAISNLVATQQVATGDLVIIDYDSQTKKLTFTKSEGGALIDPYREEYGEMFDDDHEERAVAAEASEGGMTTAPLKAIEK is encoded by the coding sequence GTGGACGAGATTCGAGAACAATCGCACAATCGAGTGCCGCTAAACCCGGATATGAAGAGCCCGCGTGCTCAGGAGTTCGAGAGCAGGCTTGGTTCGCTGATCGTCGGGCAAGAGCGTGCGGTCCGCCGAATATCGGGGCTCTATCAAATATACCTGGCGGGCATGCAGAACCCGGGGCGGCCCATCGGGACGATGCTGTTTCTGGGGCCTACCGGTTCGGGCAAGACTCGGGTGGTGGAGGCTGCGGCCGAGGTACTGTTCGCTGAAACCAACGCCGTAGTCAAAATAGACTGCGCCGAGTTTCAGCACTCGCACGAGATCGCCAAACTTATTGGCTCGCCGCCGGGGTATCTTGGTCATCGCGAAACAGCACCGATGCTGACCCAGGAGAATCTCGACAAATATCATACCGAGCCGGACAAGCTGACCTTTGTTCTGTTCGATGAGATCGAGAAGGCGTCCGATGCGCTGTGGCAGTTGCTGCTGGGCATCCTCGACAAGGCTACGCTGACGCTTGGAGACAACCGCAAGGTCGATTTCTCGCGATGCATGATATTCCTGACCTCCAATCTCGGCGCGAAGGAAATGAGCGAGCTGATCACCGGCTCAATCGGCTTTGCGCCAGCGCGCGGGAAGCGAATGCTGGAGGACGACGTCGATCAGAAGATCTATCGCACGGCTTCCGAAGCGGCGAAGCGGAAGTTCTCGCCTGAATTCATGAATCGAATCGACAAGGTGGTCGTGTTCCGCAGCCTCAAGGAGTATCACCTCAAGCAGATACTCGAGCTCGAGCTCGGCCAGGTTCAGAACCGCATCATGAGAGGCACCGGGGAGAAGTTTGTCTTCAAGTGCACTGAGGAAGCCAAACAGTTCCTCCTGGAAGAGGGCATCGACTTCAAGTACGGGGCGCGACACCTGAAGCGGGCGATCGAACGCTTCCTTGTGTACGCGATCTCGAACCTCGTAGCGACCCAGCAGGTGGCTACGGGCGACCTCGTAATCATTGACTATGATTCGCAGACCAAAAAACTCACGTTCACCAAGTCGGAAGGCGGCGCGCTGATCGATCCGTATCGCGAAGAATACGGAGAGATGTTCGATGACGACCACGAAGAGCGAGCGGTGGCGGCCGAAGCCAGCGAAGGCGGAATGACTACTGCTCCGCTCAAAGCGATTGAGAAGTAA
- a CDS encoding VTT domain-containing protein, giving the protein MNEATFILFGIKSGLQSLLEWLKAFGSLGLFGISLVDSLGVPLPGGPDAVMIWLSANTPALMPVYALAATAGSVIGCTLLYLIGRRAGVVALKRLTPERRNRIENLLGRYDLIAVMVPAVLPPPFPFKPFVLCAGVFKLKTWRFIAAIFIGRALRFLIEGWLAIRFGEDALRIIRQHGWKVLIAVAVAATAGLALRFFRARVRRSRELSVDSMSHEHKPAGPR; this is encoded by the coding sequence ATGAATGAGGCGACTTTCATACTCTTCGGAATAAAGAGCGGCCTTCAGAGTTTGCTCGAATGGCTCAAAGCTTTTGGCAGCCTGGGATTGTTTGGAATATCACTGGTCGACTCGTTGGGCGTCCCACTGCCCGGAGGGCCAGACGCCGTTATGATTTGGCTGAGCGCGAACACTCCGGCGCTGATGCCGGTGTACGCGCTGGCGGCGACAGCAGGTTCGGTGATCGGGTGTACGCTGTTGTATCTCATCGGGCGCCGCGCTGGTGTAGTCGCGCTCAAGCGCCTGACACCCGAAAGGCGCAATCGCATTGAGAATCTGCTGGGACGCTATGACTTGATCGCCGTGATGGTGCCGGCCGTGTTGCCGCCTCCATTTCCGTTCAAGCCCTTCGTGCTTTGCGCCGGTGTGTTCAAACTGAAGACGTGGCGGTTCATCGCCGCGATCTTCATCGGCCGCGCGCTGCGATTCCTGATCGAAGGATGGCTGGCAATCCGATTTGGTGAGGACGCCCTCCGCATCATAAGACAGCATGGATGGAAGGTCTTAATCGCGGTTGCCGTGGCGGCGACAGCCGGGCTCGCATTACGGTTTTTCCGCGCGCGCGTACGCCGCTCTCGTGAGTTGTCCGTCGATTCGATGTCACACGAGCACAAGCCGGCGGGCCCGAGGTGA
- a CDS encoding 2-dehydropantoate 2-reductase, producing MSIEKSRRYVVYGAGAIGSAIGGLLTRAGSRVVCVARPAHAEALRRGIVIKKEDGEDLMVRADAVTAATDLSPEDGDIAILTTKSQGTESAVKELFEQYGAALPIVCLQNGIRNENIAARRFDKVYAGLVFLSAVQLEPSVIALPQGGTVSIGCYPLGLDDVCRELCVDLCRAGLEASASAYVMAMKWGKLVANLNNATTAITGYWLEQAMLDADMRKLMLEVREEGLGVLDAAGIAVEPPADVPSPIRIREMTEKLRHPPRHSNDSANLPEERRTYSSMWQDLYVGRKTGEAEFLNGEIVALGEKLAIPTPYNSTLLKIVSGMFEEGLKPGIYRPCELNDLIRARSGRRIA from the coding sequence ATGAGCATTGAAAAGTCGAGGAGATATGTGGTCTACGGCGCCGGGGCGATCGGTAGCGCAATCGGAGGGTTGCTGACCCGTGCAGGATCTCGCGTCGTCTGCGTAGCGAGACCTGCCCATGCTGAGGCGCTGAGGCGAGGAATCGTCATCAAGAAAGAAGACGGCGAAGACCTGATGGTGAGAGCCGATGCCGTGACTGCGGCAACCGATCTTTCGCCCGAAGACGGCGACATCGCGATCCTCACAACCAAGTCTCAAGGTACCGAATCAGCGGTCAAAGAACTCTTCGAGCAATATGGCGCAGCTCTGCCGATCGTTTGTCTGCAGAACGGCATTCGCAACGAAAATATCGCCGCGCGCCGCTTCGACAAGGTTTATGCCGGGTTGGTTTTTCTAAGCGCAGTCCAGCTTGAGCCCTCGGTGATAGCGCTACCGCAAGGCGGCACGGTTTCAATCGGCTGTTATCCCTTAGGGCTCGATGATGTGTGTCGAGAACTGTGTGTTGACCTATGCCGCGCAGGGCTTGAAGCAAGCGCGTCGGCTTACGTAATGGCAATGAAGTGGGGCAAGCTCGTCGCGAACCTTAACAATGCGACCACCGCCATAACCGGCTATTGGCTGGAACAAGCGATGTTGGACGCGGACATGCGTAAGCTGATGCTTGAAGTACGCGAGGAAGGCTTGGGGGTGCTGGACGCAGCAGGGATTGCTGTAGAGCCGCCCGCCGACGTGCCCTCGCCGATAAGAATACGCGAGATGACTGAGAAACTGAGACACCCTCCTCGCCATTCCAACGATTCGGCCAACCTTCCAGAAGAACGTCGCACCTATTCGTCGATGTGGCAGGATCTCTACGTGGGCCGGAAGACAGGCGAAGCCGAATTCCTGAATGGCGAGATCGTGGCCCTAGGCGAGAAGCTCGCCATTCCTACCCCTTACAACTCGACGTTGTTAAAGATCGTCAGTGGCATGTTCGAAGAAGGTCTCAAGCCGGGCATTTACCGTCCATGTGAGCTTAACGACCTCATTCGAGCTCGATCGGGCCGGCGGATCGCGTGA
- a CDS encoding M20/M25/M40 family metallo-hydrolase has product MQNYAPRTDERLSIASLLSSSRIQRAFQFINEMRGELDEDLVRICEIPAPPFKEEARAREIARRFEEVGLQRVRSDEVGNVIAERPGLSPEPRVIVSAHLDTVFPEGTNVRVRRDGARFHAPGISDNTCGIVSLIALARALDAGGLKSEGTVHFVATVGEEGEGNLRGVRQLFAGGEFRSGVDAFISLDGPGLERITQRALGSRRYRVTVIGPGGHSWGDFGIVNPVHALGRAIARFASYPAPLAPRTSYSVGIIEGGSSVNAIPERASMAVDIRSVSSDEIEKLEAYLRRVVEIAAREENSQRAMSGTHLTYEFEQVGDRPSGETPVDSRIVRAAIECSRALGIEPRLDCSSTDSNIPISLGIPAITLGVGGISSNCHSLTEWYEPAGRELGLKRLLLLIAALAGVVD; this is encoded by the coding sequence ATGCAAAACTACGCGCCGCGCACAGACGAACGCCTCTCGATCGCAAGCTTGCTCAGCTCGTCCCGGATTCAGCGGGCGTTTCAATTCATAAACGAGATGCGCGGCGAGCTTGACGAAGACCTGGTGCGCATCTGCGAAATACCCGCGCCTCCGTTCAAGGAAGAAGCTCGCGCCCGCGAGATTGCGCGGCGGTTCGAAGAGGTCGGTCTGCAGCGCGTCCGATCCGACGAGGTAGGGAATGTCATCGCGGAACGTCCGGGCCTTTCGCCTGAGCCGCGCGTAATCGTCTCCGCCCATCTCGACACAGTTTTTCCCGAAGGCACGAACGTACGCGTGAGGCGCGACGGAGCAAGGTTCCATGCGCCCGGGATCAGCGATAACACATGTGGCATCGTGAGCCTTATTGCTCTGGCCCGGGCGCTCGACGCGGGGGGCCTCAAGAGCGAGGGCACAGTCCATTTCGTCGCGACGGTCGGCGAGGAAGGGGAAGGAAACCTTCGGGGCGTGCGGCAGCTTTTCGCTGGAGGCGAATTTCGATCGGGCGTTGACGCGTTCATTTCACTCGACGGTCCGGGGCTCGAGCGCATTACTCAGCGAGCGCTCGGGTCGCGTCGATATCGCGTGACGGTGATCGGTCCAGGCGGTCACTCGTGGGGCGACTTTGGAATCGTCAACCCGGTGCACGCGCTGGGGCGGGCCATAGCGCGCTTCGCATCTTATCCGGCTCCGCTTGCGCCTCGAACGTCTTACAGCGTCGGGATAATCGAAGGCGGCAGTTCGGTCAACGCGATTCCGGAACGCGCAAGCATGGCCGTCGACATACGTTCGGTCTCGAGCGATGAGATCGAAAAACTCGAAGCATATCTCAGACGCGTAGTTGAAATCGCCGCGCGCGAAGAGAATTCGCAGCGAGCGATGAGTGGTACGCATCTTACCTACGAATTTGAACAGGTTGGAGATCGCCCGTCGGGCGAGACGCCGGTGGATTCGAGAATCGTAAGAGCCGCTATCGAGTGCTCGCGCGCGTTAGGGATCGAACCGCGGCTTGATTGCTCCTCGACTGATTCAAACATACCGATCTCCCTTGGCATTCCCGCAATAACGCTGGGAGTGGGCGGCATATCGAGCAACTGTCACAGCCTTACAGAATGGTACGAACCCGCCGGCCGGGAACTCGGATTGAAGCGATTGCTTCTCCTGATCGCTGCGCTTGCGGGAGTCGTTGATTGA
- a CDS encoding SpoIID/LytB domain-containing protein — translation MNVLATLALLSLTALPHAAPDTVRIGLFTLFKPETLHVRLAAGEAASLDATGIASSGSIARGELIRIRLSGDRLHIVVTGPRTGVKRPAAATEARIVPAAGATLELVLPGRIKREVRGQVSVDAGEGGRGPLRIVLVTDRESAVASVVAAETSRRETEALKALGVVVRTYMLSHSGRHSSQGFDFCDTTHCQLYRGEQDLSDRAASPAVTNAIALTAGQVMTFEGRPVEGYYTAACGGLSATPAMVWGGSSSYPYGRIVCRWCRASRFERWERSATAAAVLNALSSFLASRVSSAAELIADCDQPSGFVRSITVRDGSKRTVLSTDAFRRAIGLRLGWNTVLSPTFTVERRASRFIFRGRGFGSQVGLCEAGAVAQAAAGRSYHEILSFYYPGADISERPAHE, via the coding sequence ATGAACGTCCTCGCAACCTTAGCGCTGCTTTCTCTTACCGCCTTGCCGCACGCCGCGCCGGATACCGTTCGCATAGGCCTGTTCACTCTGTTCAAGCCGGAAACGCTCCACGTGCGGCTTGCCGCGGGCGAGGCCGCCAGTCTCGACGCCACCGGAATTGCGAGTAGCGGATCTATAGCCCGCGGCGAGCTGATTCGAATTCGACTCTCCGGCGATCGCCTTCACATTGTTGTGACCGGTCCGCGCACGGGAGTTAAGCGACCGGCGGCCGCAACCGAAGCGCGAATCGTGCCAGCGGCTGGCGCAACGCTCGAACTGGTCCTGCCCGGGAGGATCAAGCGAGAAGTACGCGGCCAGGTATCGGTTGACGCCGGAGAGGGCGGGCGCGGGCCTCTTCGAATAGTGCTGGTGACTGACCGCGAGTCCGCGGTTGCCTCTGTGGTTGCCGCGGAGACTAGCCGTCGCGAGACAGAAGCGCTCAAGGCGCTTGGAGTAGTTGTGCGAACCTATATGCTCTCGCACTCCGGCCGCCACTCGAGCCAGGGTTTTGACTTCTGCGATACGACGCACTGCCAGCTCTACCGGGGCGAACAGGATCTCTCCGATCGAGCTGCTTCGCCGGCGGTGACAAATGCGATCGCTCTGACGGCGGGGCAAGTGATGACCTTCGAAGGCCGCCCGGTCGAGGGCTACTACACCGCGGCTTGCGGAGGCTTGTCGGCGACGCCGGCGATGGTCTGGGGCGGCAGCAGCAGCTACCCGTACGGCCGAATCGTATGCCGCTGGTGCCGTGCCTCGCGATTCGAGAGATGGGAGCGTTCGGCAACCGCGGCGGCCGTCCTTAACGCGCTTTCATCGTTCCTCGCGTCCAGGGTGTCCTCGGCAGCAGAATTGATCGCCGACTGTGATCAACCGAGCGGATTCGTCCGATCGATCACAGTGCGTGATGGAAGCAAGCGGACTGTGTTGAGCACCGACGCGTTTCGCCGCGCAATCGGACTCAGGCTCGGATGGAATACAGTGTTGAGTCCGACGTTCACCGTTGAGCGTCGAGCGTCGAGGTTCATCTTTCGGGGCCGAGGCTTCGGCAGTCAGGTCGGACTATGCGAAGCAGGCGCGGTAGCTCAGGCGGCCGCCGGGCGCAGCTACCACGAGATTCTGAGCTTCTATTATCCGGGTGCTGACATTAGTGAGCGGCCTGCGCATGAATGA
- a CDS encoding dienelactone hydrolase family protein, which produces MIIEKATEQRINLHYDLYVPDAGAATPRPMLIAFHGYEGNKESMMALARKINSSDLIIASVQSPNAFFVRSESEPARPKIGFGWMMQYKAEETIKLHHQTLLSVIEDAAAEHAIDRRAVFLLGFSQSVSLIYRFAFTHPGFIRGVIAVCGGIPGDWDQDKYRKSGTDVLIIAGETDEFYPLERTRTFKDAMARRAHSVEYRSFQVGHVFPRESLPVIDEWINERLNSTTNS; this is translated from the coding sequence ATGATCATAGAAAAAGCAACCGAGCAACGTATTAATCTTCACTATGACCTGTACGTGCCGGACGCCGGCGCGGCCACACCCAGGCCGATGCTCATCGCGTTTCACGGCTACGAAGGTAACAAGGAGTCGATGATGGCCCTGGCCCGGAAGATCAACTCCAGCGATTTGATCATCGCCTCCGTGCAGAGTCCCAATGCGTTCTTTGTGCGATCGGAAAGTGAACCGGCCAGGCCGAAGATCGGGTTCGGATGGATGATGCAGTACAAAGCCGAGGAAACCATCAAGCTTCATCATCAGACGCTACTGTCGGTCATCGAAGACGCTGCCGCCGAGCACGCAATCGACCGTCGGGCCGTCTTCTTGCTCGGATTTTCGCAGTCAGTCTCGCTGATCTACCGCTTCGCGTTCACTCATCCGGGGTTCATTCGAGGTGTGATTGCCGTATGCGGCGGCATTCCCGGCGACTGGGACCAGGATAAGTATCGCAAGAGCGGCACCGACGTGTTGATAATCGCGGGCGAGACCGATGAGTTCTATCCCCTTGAACGCACGCGTACGTTCAAGGATGCGATGGCGAGGCGGGCTCATTCAGTAGAGTATCGAAGTTTTCAGGTAGGACACGTCTTCCCTCGCGAGTCACTGCCAGTTATCGACGAGTGGATCAACGAAAGACTGAACAGCACGACCAATTCTTAG
- a CDS encoding glycosyltransferase family 39 protein produces MVTKTHPVPKAGMTITASQLMLAFGALFVLNLLLRVFYIRYDFVNGDEGVRALTATRMLEGARLYADVVTDKPPGASLFYAAVFAVFGRSMKAVHAAAIVWNFATSFVVYLIAARFYNKRIGLWAMLFFVYFSTNYFTQDMMAANTELLMALPYAAAFYFFILGNARYVEKGESASLAPSTAAALVAAGLLSGLAAMFKQIGVLNLGFFALYQGVAAWRTVRTNEGTTSLGAFFGRVFLRLSLVGVGFALVLAALVVWLKSSGALGDFWRNGIVLNMFYIDSEPFGLWMKFMLGRGLGYVFFNATLWLLAAWAVWRSARQLTRRGKDAGYEAGLERCDVTVAVWALVSLVGVVMSGRFYGHYFIPALPALSLLAARGSNLLAEALIRPAHRRKTQAGVAALALLFLPGLFRCHHRTAVLAYETVTGTRTRWSGNWGMTKREQEAEVVSDFVRAGIPAGEPLYIWGYAHDVFWRTGCRPASRYLTPYYIDGRFADAEATVPASGQEFRREAAANLLEDLRRNRPRLILDVEGGFKALPHAELVEFIEKNYRDQGSAGPDASRPFRVLELNDDGEKDEDVEGRS; encoded by the coding sequence GTGGTAACAAAGACGCATCCAGTGCCCAAGGCCGGCATGACGATCACCGCGAGTCAGTTGATGCTGGCGTTTGGCGCGCTCTTCGTATTGAACCTCCTGCTGCGGGTGTTCTACATCCGGTACGACTTCGTGAATGGCGACGAAGGAGTGCGCGCATTGACGGCGACTCGAATGCTCGAAGGCGCGCGGCTGTACGCCGACGTGGTGACCGATAAGCCACCCGGCGCATCCTTGTTCTACGCGGCGGTCTTCGCGGTGTTTGGCCGCAGCATGAAGGCCGTGCACGCGGCAGCGATCGTTTGGAACTTCGCGACTTCCTTCGTTGTCTACCTGATAGCCGCGCGTTTCTACAATAAGCGAATAGGCCTTTGGGCAATGCTGTTTTTTGTCTACTTCAGCACGAACTATTTCACGCAGGACATGATGGCCGCGAATACCGAGCTTCTGATGGCGCTCCCATATGCAGCCGCGTTCTACTTTTTCATTCTCGGCAATGCCAGGTACGTCGAGAAGGGAGAAAGCGCGAGCCTGGCGCCTTCTACTGCTGCTGCTTTGGTCGCCGCGGGATTGTTGAGTGGGCTCGCGGCAATGTTCAAGCAGATTGGAGTACTCAATCTTGGGTTCTTCGCGCTTTATCAGGGTGTCGCTGCTTGGAGAACGGTGCGAACTAACGAGGGTACTACCTCGTTGGGAGCTTTCTTCGGGCGTGTGTTTCTTCGTCTTTCGTTAGTCGGTGTTGGATTCGCGCTGGTGCTGGCGGCGTTGGTCGTGTGGCTCAAGTCAAGTGGAGCCCTCGGCGATTTCTGGCGGAACGGCATCGTTCTGAACATGTTTTACATAGACTCCGAACCGTTTGGTTTGTGGATGAAGTTCATGCTCGGCCGCGGCTTGGGCTACGTGTTCTTCAACGCGACGCTTTGGCTGCTTGCAGCCTGGGCGGTGTGGCGCTCAGCCAGGCAACTAACCAGGCGTGGAAAAGATGCGGGCTATGAAGCGGGGCTTGAGCGGTGCGATGTTACGGTAGCTGTCTGGGCTTTGGTGTCGCTGGTCGGGGTTGTAATGAGCGGGCGGTTTTACGGTCACTACTTCATACCGGCGCTGCCTGCGCTTTCGTTGCTCGCAGCGCGTGGATCGAATCTCCTCGCTGAAGCGCTGATCAGGCCAGCCCATAGACGAAAGACGCAGGCGGGAGTCGCTGCGTTGGCTCTGCTCTTCTTACCCGGCTTGTTCCGGTGTCATCACCGCACCGCCGTGCTGGCTTACGAAACCGTTACGGGAACACGCACACGCTGGAGCGGAAACTGGGGAATGACCAAGCGTGAGCAAGAAGCCGAGGTCGTCTCCGATTTTGTGCGCGCCGGAATCCCGGCTGGCGAACCGCTGTACATCTGGGGTTACGCACACGACGTTTTCTGGCGCACGGGCTGCCGGCCTGCATCGCGCTACCTGACGCCGTACTACATAGACGGCCGCTTCGCTGACGCCGAAGCCACAGTGCCGGCATCGGGCCAGGAGTTTAGACGCGAGGCGGCAGCTAATCTGCTCGAGGACCTTCGCCGCAACAGGCCGCGTTTGATACTCGATGTTGAAGGCGGCTTCAAGGCGCTACCTCACGCTGAGCTGGTTGAGTTCATCGAGAAGAATTATCGCGATCAAGGAAGCGCCGGGCCTGATGCTTCGCGCCCGTTTCGGGTGTTGGAACTCAACGACGATGGGGAAAAGGATGAGGACGTGGAAGGACGGAGCTAG